Proteins encoded by one window of Hafnia alvei:
- the aroQ gene encoding type II 3-dehydroquinate dehydratase, with protein MADKFNILLLNGPNLNLLGTREPDKYGSTTLPEIVSHLEQAADALNVSLSHLQSNAEFELIDRIHAARGNTDFILINPAAFTHTSVALRDALLAVQIPFIEIHLSNVHAREPFRHHSYLSDIAVGVICGLGAGGYEFALQAAVNRLKKFN; from the coding sequence ATGGCAGATAAGTTCAACATTTTGCTTTTAAACGGGCCTAACCTAAATTTGTTAGGAACGCGTGAGCCAGACAAATACGGCAGCACCACGTTGCCAGAAATTGTCAGCCATTTAGAACAGGCCGCCGATGCGCTGAATGTTTCGCTCAGTCATTTGCAGTCTAATGCCGAATTTGAGCTTATCGATCGTATTCATGCTGCCCGAGGCAACACTGACTTCATTCTGATCAACCCTGCGGCATTTACGCATACCAGCGTAGCACTCCGCGATGCACTGTTGGCAGTTCAAATCCCGTTCATCGAGATCCACCTGTCGAACGTGCACGCACGCGAGCCTTTTCGTCATCACTCCTATCTGTCTGATATCGCTGTTGGCGTTATCTGCGGCTTGGGTGCAGGTGGATACGAATTCGCCCTGCAGGCGGCAGTTAACCGCCTGAAAAAATTTAACTAA
- a CDS encoding ASCH domain-containing protein, with the protein MDSEIALFWSKIVQAHPDLAGRPYHAEQFGSPGELAQQLADLIVSGDKYATCGALVEYQQQGSTIPHVGYLTIVLDGREKPVAAIETTQVSLRRFRDVDAVFAAAEGEGDKSLAYWRQAHQTFFEESLAAIDKNFTEDMWLVCEYFRLLGIAETKTAPE; encoded by the coding sequence ATGGACAGTGAAATCGCATTATTTTGGTCGAAAATAGTACAAGCACACCCAGATTTAGCGGGCCGTCCTTATCATGCTGAACAGTTTGGTTCGCCGGGTGAGTTAGCGCAGCAGCTTGCAGACCTTATCGTCAGCGGCGATAAATATGCTACCTGCGGTGCCTTGGTGGAGTATCAGCAACAGGGAAGCACCATTCCTCACGTGGGTTACCTGACTATTGTGCTAGATGGGCGTGAAAAGCCCGTGGCGGCGATAGAAACCACGCAGGTGTCTTTGCGCCGCTTTCGTGATGTAGACGCCGTATTCGCGGCGGCAGAGGGGGAAGGGGATAAGTCTTTGGCTTATTGGCGGCAGGCTCATCAGACATTTTTTGAAGAGTCCCTTGCGGCGATAGACAAAAACTTCACTGAGGATATGTGGCTGGTCTGTGAGTATTTCCGGTTATTGGGTATTGCTGAAACAAAAACAGCGCCAGAATAA
- the panF gene encoding sodium/pantothenate symporter → MQTDVILPLVGYLLLVFGLSVYAYRRRQKGNFLNDYFIGDRSMGGFVLAMTLTATYISASSFIGGPGAAYKYGLGWVLLAMIQLPAVWLSLGILGKKFAILARKYNAVTLNDMLYARYKSRLLVWVASLSLLVAFIGAMTVQFIGGARLLETAAGIPYDTGLLIFGVSIALYTSVGGFRASVLNDAMQGLVMLLGTIILLAGVIHAAGGLHAAVDTLKNIDPKLVAPEGADDILSAPFMASFWVLVCFGVIGLPHTAVRCISYKDSKAVHRAIIIGTIVVAILMFGMHLAGALGRAVLPDLKVPDLVIPTLMVKVLPPFAAGIFLAAPMAAIMSTINAQLLQSSATIVKDLYLGMQPHALKNEKRLARMSSLSTLILGLLLLLAAWRPPEMIIWLNLLAFGGLEAVFLWPLVLGLYWERANAHGALSSMVAGAVCYTVLATADWHIFGLHPIIPSLLISLAAFWIGNFFGERGASTSAATELNSK, encoded by the coding sequence ATGCAGACTGATGTCATTTTACCGCTGGTAGGCTACCTATTATTGGTATTTGGTTTATCGGTATATGCCTATCGTCGCCGCCAAAAGGGCAACTTCCTTAACGATTACTTCATTGGCGATCGGTCAATGGGCGGCTTCGTGCTCGCGATGACGCTAACCGCCACCTATATTAGCGCCAGCTCGTTTATCGGTGGACCCGGCGCAGCCTATAAATATGGGCTAGGATGGGTACTGTTAGCAATGATTCAGCTGCCTGCCGTTTGGCTGTCGCTTGGCATTCTCGGTAAGAAATTCGCTATTCTGGCACGCAAATATAATGCCGTTACGCTTAACGACATGCTGTACGCGCGCTATAAAAGCCGTTTATTAGTTTGGGTGGCGAGCCTGAGTCTGCTGGTCGCTTTCATCGGTGCTATGACCGTGCAGTTTATTGGTGGTGCACGCCTGCTGGAAACCGCTGCGGGTATTCCTTACGATACCGGCCTGCTGATTTTTGGCGTCAGTATTGCGCTCTATACGTCGGTGGGCGGCTTCCGTGCTAGCGTGCTTAACGATGCCATGCAGGGCCTCGTGATGCTGCTCGGCACCATTATTCTGCTGGCCGGTGTTATCCACGCCGCTGGGGGTTTGCACGCTGCCGTAGATACCCTGAAAAATATCGACCCTAAACTTGTTGCACCGGAAGGGGCTGACGATATTCTGAGCGCGCCGTTTATGGCGTCATTCTGGGTATTAGTTTGCTTTGGCGTGATTGGCCTGCCACACACCGCCGTGCGTTGTATTTCATACAAAGACAGCAAAGCGGTACATCGTGCCATTATTATTGGCACCATCGTGGTCGCCATTCTGATGTTTGGCATGCACTTAGCCGGTGCGCTTGGGCGCGCGGTTCTGCCCGATCTCAAAGTGCCCGATCTGGTTATTCCAACGCTGATGGTGAAAGTCCTGCCGCCGTTTGCCGCAGGTATCTTCTTGGCCGCGCCGATGGCCGCGATCATGTCCACCATTAATGCTCAGCTGTTACAATCGTCGGCGACCATCGTCAAAGACCTGTACTTGGGAATGCAGCCTCACGCGCTCAAAAATGAAAAGCGTTTGGCAAGAATGTCCAGTCTGTCTACGCTGATTTTAGGTCTGCTATTGCTGCTGGCAGCATGGCGTCCACCTGAGATGATCATCTGGCTGAACCTGTTGGCGTTTGGCGGCCTTGAAGCGGTATTCCTATGGCCACTGGTTCTGGGTTTGTACTGGGAACGCGCTAATGCACACGGGGCGCTTAGCTCAATGGTTGCTGGTGCCGTTTGCTATACCGTTCTTGCCACCGCCGACTGGCATATATTCGGCTTACATCCGATTATTCCGTCACTGTTAATCAGCTTGGCGGCATTCTGGATCGGAAACTTTTTTGGCGAACGTGGTGCGTCCACGTCCGCTGCCACTGAATTAAATTCAAAATAG
- the dusB gene encoding tRNA dihydrouridine synthase DusB — protein sequence MRIGHIELKNCLIAAPMAGITDRPFRTLCYEMGAGMAVSEMLSSNPEVWQTDKSRLRMVHLDEPGIRAVQIAGCDPDDMAAAAKINADSGAQIIDINMGCPAKKVNRKLAGSALLQYPDLVEKILSAVVNAVDVPVTLKIRTGWSPEHRNCVEIAQLAERCGIQALTIHGRTRACLFNGEAEYDSIRTVKQSVSIPIIANGDITDPHKAREVLNYTGADALMIGRAAQGRPWIFREIQHYLDTGELLPPMPLEEVKHLLLGHVQELHHFYGSGKGFRIARKHVSWYLQEHAPCDQFRRTFNAIEDASEQLEALEAYFENLSVKKELTELCSNNA from the coding sequence ATGCGCATTGGACACATTGAACTTAAAAATTGCCTTATTGCTGCGCCTATGGCCGGCATAACCGATCGCCCTTTTCGGACGCTTTGCTACGAAATGGGTGCAGGGATGGCTGTCTCTGAAATGCTCTCTTCCAATCCGGAAGTGTGGCAGACAGATAAGTCGCGTCTGCGTATGGTGCATTTAGACGAGCCTGGGATCCGAGCCGTGCAAATTGCCGGGTGTGACCCTGATGACATGGCTGCTGCGGCCAAAATCAACGCTGATAGCGGCGCGCAGATCATTGATATCAATATGGGTTGCCCAGCGAAAAAAGTGAACCGCAAACTCGCGGGTTCTGCGCTTTTGCAGTATCCCGACTTGGTTGAAAAAATCCTCAGCGCGGTAGTTAACGCTGTGGATGTACCGGTAACGCTAAAAATTCGCACGGGCTGGAGCCCAGAACACCGTAACTGTGTTGAGATTGCCCAATTGGCTGAACGCTGCGGAATTCAGGCCCTGACTATTCATGGCCGAACACGTGCTTGCTTATTCAACGGCGAGGCGGAGTACGACAGCATTCGGACAGTTAAGCAGAGTGTTTCCATCCCGATTATCGCGAATGGAGACATAACTGACCCGCATAAAGCCAGAGAGGTACTCAACTACACCGGAGCCGACGCTCTGATGATAGGACGTGCCGCTCAGGGGAGACCCTGGATCTTCCGGGAAATCCAGCATTATCTGGACACAGGGGAGCTGCTTCCGCCCATGCCGTTGGAGGAAGTTAAGCACTTGTTATTAGGGCATGTACAAGAACTGCATCATTTTTACGGTTCTGGTAAGGGATTTCGCATTGCCCGCAAGCACGTATCTTGGTATCTCCAAGAACACGCCCCATGTGACCAGTTTCGGCGCACATTCAACGCCATAGAGGATGCCAGCGAACAGCTGGAGGCGTTGGAGGCATATTTCGAAAATCTTAGCGTAAAAAAAGAGCTGACAGAACTATGTTCGAACAACGCGTAA
- the msrQ gene encoding protein-methionine-sulfoxide reductase heme-binding subunit MsrQ — protein sequence MKRLTLKQIKIVKVLIWLAASLPLLWLVFATTQGLLSADPAKDIQHFTGRMALKLLLATLLISPLARYGKQPLLIRCRRLLGVWCFVWASIHLASYTILELGLDFTLLGSELIKRPYLTLGIISWLILFALTVTSTQWAMRKMGSGWQKLHNFVYIVAILAPIHYLWSVKTLSPLPIFYAIGAIILLAFRYQKIRQWWR from the coding sequence ATGAAAAGACTCACGCTCAAACAGATAAAGATAGTCAAAGTGCTGATCTGGCTAGCGGCAAGCCTGCCGCTGCTCTGGTTAGTATTTGCGACCACACAGGGACTGCTTAGCGCCGATCCCGCCAAAGATATTCAGCATTTCACCGGCAGAATGGCGCTAAAACTGCTGCTGGCCACCCTTCTTATTAGCCCACTGGCGCGCTACGGGAAACAACCGTTGCTAATTCGCTGCCGCCGTTTGCTTGGAGTTTGGTGTTTTGTTTGGGCATCAATTCACTTAGCCAGCTATACAATTCTGGAACTTGGGTTAGACTTCACCCTGCTGGGCAGTGAGTTGATCAAGCGACCTTATCTCACCTTAGGTATCATCAGTTGGCTGATTTTATTTGCTTTAACGGTGACATCCACCCAGTGGGCGATGCGAAAAATGGGTTCTGGCTGGCAGAAATTACATAATTTTGTCTATATTGTGGCCATCCTAGCGCCGATTCACTACCTGTGGTCGGTGAAAACACTCTCACCATTGCCTATTTTTTACGCGATTGGAGCAATTATATTGTTAGCATTCCGTTATCAGAAAATTCGCCAATGGTGGCGGTAA
- a CDS encoding YhdT family protein, with product MDARFSQANREARWALWLTIAYLVLWIAAAYIPNNLQGITGLPHWFEMACLLLPLVFILLCWAMVRLIFKDIPLGNNDAD from the coding sequence ATGGATGCACGCTTTTCGCAGGCGAACCGTGAAGCACGCTGGGCTTTATGGCTAACCATTGCTTATTTGGTGCTATGGATCGCTGCCGCATATATCCCAAACAACTTGCAGGGCATAACAGGATTACCACACTGGTTTGAAATGGCCTGTTTACTGTTGCCGCTGGTGTTTATTTTGCTGTGCTGGGCGATGGTTCGCCTGATTTTTAAAGACATACCTTTAGGGAACAATGATGCAGACTGA
- the fis gene encoding DNA-binding transcriptional regulator Fis, which translates to MFEQRVNSDVLTVSTVNSQDQVTQKPLRDSVKQALKGYFAQLNGQDVNDLYELVLAEVEQPLLDMVMQYTRGNQTRAALMMGINRGTLRKKLKKYGMN; encoded by the coding sequence ATGTTCGAACAACGCGTAAATTCTGACGTACTGACCGTTTCTACCGTAAACTCCCAGGACCAGGTGACTCAAAAGCCACTGCGTGACTCGGTTAAACAAGCCCTGAAAGGCTATTTTGCTCAACTGAATGGTCAGGACGTTAATGATCTGTATGAGCTGGTACTGGCTGAAGTAGAACAGCCACTGTTAGACATGGTGATGCAGTACACTCGCGGTAACCAAACCCGCGCTGCGCTGATGATGGGAATTAACCGCGGAACTCTGCGTAAGAAATTGAAAAAATACGGCATGAACTGA
- the accB gene encoding acetyl-CoA carboxylase biotin carboxyl carrier protein: MDIRKIKKLIELVEESGISELEISEGEESVRISRAPAAGSMPMMQPYYAAAPAQAAAPVAAAPAAAPVADAPAAISGHIVRSPMVGTFYRTPSPDAKAFVEVGQKVNVGDPLCIVEAMKMMNQIEADKSGVVKAILLENGQPVEFDEPLVVIE, encoded by the coding sequence ATGGATATTCGTAAAATCAAAAAACTGATCGAACTGGTTGAAGAATCTGGCATTTCTGAGCTGGAAATCTCTGAAGGTGAAGAATCAGTACGCATTAGTCGTGCCCCAGCAGCAGGCAGCATGCCTATGATGCAGCCTTACTATGCAGCAGCACCTGCGCAAGCGGCAGCTCCAGTAGCAGCAGCGCCTGCGGCAGCACCTGTAGCAGACGCTCCGGCAGCGATTAGCGGTCACATTGTACGTTCTCCGATGGTCGGTACTTTCTACCGTACTCCAAGCCCAGATGCGAAAGCGTTTGTTGAAGTGGGCCAAAAAGTGAATGTTGGCGATCCACTGTGCATCGTAGAAGCAATGAAAATGATGAACCAGATTGAAGCCGACAAATCCGGTGTGGTGAAAGCCATCCTGCTGGAAAACGGCCAACCGGTTGAATTTGACGAGCCTCTGGTCGTCATCGAATAA
- the accC gene encoding acetyl-CoA carboxylase biotin carboxylase subunit: protein MLDKIVIANRGEIALRILRACKELGIKTVAVHSTADRDLKHVLLADETVCIGPAQSVKSYLNIPAIISAAEITGAVAIHPGYGFLSENADFAEQIERSGFIFIGPRAETIRLMGDKVSAISAMKKAGVPCVPGSDGPLGDDMVKNKAIAKRIGYPVIIKASGGGGGRGMRVVRGDKDLEQSIIMTKAEAKAAFNNDMVYMEKYLENPRHIEIQVLADGQGNAIYLAERDCSMQRRHQKVVEEAPAPGITPELRRYIGERCSKACVDINYRGAGTFEFLFENGEFYFIEMNTRIQVEHPVTEMITGVDLIKEQLRIAAGQPLSIKQHEVQVRGHAVECRINAEDPDTFLPSPGKITRFHAPGGFGVRWESHIYAGYTVPPYYDSMIGKLICYGENRDVAIARMKNALAELIIDGIKTNVELQQKIMSDENFQHGGTNIHYLEKKLGLQEK, encoded by the coding sequence ATGCTAGATAAAATTGTTATCGCCAACCGTGGTGAAATTGCCCTGCGTATCCTGCGCGCTTGTAAAGAGCTGGGAATCAAAACCGTAGCAGTTCACTCCACGGCTGACCGCGATCTGAAACACGTGCTGCTGGCAGACGAAACCGTCTGTATCGGCCCTGCACAATCAGTCAAAAGCTATTTAAATATCCCTGCGATTATCTCTGCGGCTGAAATTACTGGCGCCGTAGCGATCCATCCGGGTTATGGCTTCCTGTCTGAAAACGCTGATTTTGCTGAGCAAATCGAGCGTTCTGGCTTTATCTTTATCGGCCCACGCGCTGAAACTATCCGCCTGATGGGTGATAAAGTTTCTGCGATTAGCGCGATGAAAAAAGCAGGTGTCCCTTGCGTACCGGGTTCTGACGGCCCATTAGGCGACGATATGGTGAAGAACAAAGCCATCGCCAAACGCATCGGTTACCCAGTGATTATCAAAGCCTCTGGCGGCGGCGGCGGACGCGGTATGCGTGTTGTTCGCGGCGATAAAGATCTGGAACAATCCATTATCATGACGAAAGCGGAAGCCAAAGCGGCTTTCAACAACGACATGGTTTACATGGAAAAGTATCTGGAAAACCCACGCCACATCGAAATTCAGGTGCTGGCAGATGGTCAAGGCAACGCGATCTATCTGGCTGAACGTGACTGCTCAATGCAGCGTCGTCACCAGAAAGTCGTCGAAGAAGCACCAGCGCCAGGCATCACACCTGAGCTGCGTCGCTACATCGGCGAACGTTGTTCTAAAGCTTGTGTAGACATCAACTATCGCGGTGCGGGTACTTTCGAGTTCCTGTTCGAAAACGGCGAGTTCTATTTCATCGAAATGAACACCCGTATTCAGGTTGAACATCCAGTGACTGAAATGATCACCGGCGTCGATCTGATTAAAGAACAGCTGCGTATCGCTGCAGGACAGCCTCTGTCTATCAAACAGCACGAAGTCCAGGTTCGTGGCCATGCGGTAGAATGCCGTATCAACGCCGAAGATCCTGATACCTTCCTGCCAAGCCCGGGTAAAATTACGCGCTTCCACGCGCCGGGCGGCTTTGGCGTTCGTTGGGAATCTCATATCTACGCGGGTTACACTGTACCTCCGTACTATGATTCCATGATTGGTAAGCTTATCTGCTACGGTGAAAACCGTGACGTAGCTATCGCTCGCATGAAAAATGCGTTGGCGGAACTGATCATCGACGGCATCAAAACCAACGTTGAGCTGCAACAGAAGATTATGAGTGATGAGAACTTCCAACACGGCGGTACTAACATTCATTATCTGGAGAAAAAACTCGGTTTGCAGGAAAAATAA
- the prmA gene encoding 50S ribosomal protein L11 methyltransferase: MPWIQIKINTTGNQAESLSDALMESGAVSVTFQDTHDNPVFEPLPGETLLWGDTDVIGLYDAETDMKEIVAILENDPALGKGFHHKIEQIEDKDWEREWMDNFHPMQFGRRLWICPSWRDVPDPTAVNVMLDPGLAFGTGTHPTTALCLQWLDGLDLEGKTVIDFGCGSGILAIAALKLGAARAIGIDIDPQAIQASRDNAQRNGVSERLELYLPKDQPADLSADVVVANILAGPLRELAPLISDLPKSGGHLGLSGVLATQAPSVAEAYEDKFIIDPVAEREEWCRITGIRR; the protein is encoded by the coding sequence ATGCCTTGGATTCAAATCAAAATCAATACGACCGGCAATCAGGCAGAATCACTGAGTGATGCGCTGATGGAAAGCGGCGCGGTATCCGTTACCTTCCAAGATACTCATGACAATCCGGTGTTTGAGCCGCTGCCGGGTGAAACTCTGCTGTGGGGCGATACCGACGTGATCGGCCTGTACGATGCTGAAACCGACATGAAAGAGATTGTCGCGATTCTGGAAAACGATCCTGCGCTAGGCAAAGGCTTCCACCACAAAATCGAGCAGATCGAAGACAAAGACTGGGAGCGCGAGTGGATGGACAACTTCCACCCAATGCAGTTTGGTCGTCGTCTGTGGATCTGCCCAAGCTGGCGTGATGTTCCCGATCCAACTGCGGTGAACGTTATGCTCGATCCGGGTCTGGCGTTTGGTACGGGTACGCATCCAACCACCGCCCTTTGCCTACAATGGCTGGATGGCTTGGATCTGGAAGGCAAAACTGTGATCGACTTCGGCTGTGGCTCAGGCATTCTGGCGATCGCAGCGCTGAAACTGGGTGCCGCACGCGCTATTGGGATCGATATCGATCCGCAGGCAATTCAAGCTAGCCGCGATAATGCCCAGCGTAACGGCGTTTCTGAACGTTTAGAGCTTTATCTGCCAAAAGATCAGCCAGCCGACCTGAGTGCCGATGTGGTTGTCGCCAATATCCTCGCAGGCCCGCTACGTGAACTCGCACCGCTGATCAGCGATCTGCCAAAATCAGGCGGCCATTTGGGCCTATCGGGCGTATTGGCCACGCAGGCGCCAAGCGTTGCAGAAGCCTACGAAGATAAATTTATTATCGATCCGGTAGCAGAACGCGAAGAGTGGTGCCGCATTACCGGTATTCGCCGCTAA
- the msrP gene encoding protein-methionine-sulfoxide reductase catalytic subunit MsrP, with protein sequence MVKFPRFTESDVTPESVFQQRRSVLKALGITAASLALPHAAQADLLSWFKGHDRPAAPAGKPLKFTQPAEYQAKLALTPEDKVTGYNNFYEFGLDKADPAANAGTLKTEGWKIRIDGEVAKPLTLDMDDIYKHFALEERIYRMRCVEAWSMVVPWIGFELGKLLKMAEPTSKARYVAFQTIYDPDNMPGQKDRFIGGGLKYPYIEGLRLDEAMHPLTMITTGVYGKALPPQNGAPLRLTVPWKYGFKGIKSIVSIRLTHDEPPTTWNASAPDEYGFYANVNPHVDHPRWSQASERFIGSGGILDVKRQPTLLFNGYAEQVAPLYQGMDLRKFF encoded by the coding sequence ATGGTTAAATTTCCAAGATTCACTGAATCAGATGTCACGCCGGAGAGCGTGTTTCAGCAACGCCGCAGCGTACTCAAAGCGTTAGGCATTACCGCTGCATCTTTAGCACTTCCCCATGCTGCTCAGGCCGATCTTCTTTCTTGGTTTAAGGGTCACGATCGCCCAGCGGCTCCGGCAGGCAAACCACTGAAATTTACCCAACCGGCAGAGTACCAAGCAAAGCTCGCGCTCACGCCGGAAGATAAAGTGACAGGCTATAACAACTTTTATGAGTTCGGCTTGGATAAAGCCGATCCCGCAGCCAATGCCGGAACGTTAAAAACCGAAGGCTGGAAAATTCGCATCGACGGCGAAGTCGCCAAACCGCTCACGCTCGATATGGATGACATCTATAAACACTTTGCCTTGGAAGAACGCATTTATCGCATGCGCTGCGTTGAGGCTTGGTCGATGGTGGTGCCGTGGATAGGATTTGAGCTGGGAAAACTGCTAAAAATGGCGGAACCCACCAGCAAAGCTCGCTACGTGGCGTTTCAAACTATTTATGACCCTGACAACATGCCGGGGCAAAAAGATCGCTTTATCGGCGGCGGGCTTAAATATCCCTATATTGAAGGTCTGCGTTTAGACGAGGCCATGCATCCACTCACCATGATCACTACGGGCGTCTATGGCAAAGCGCTACCGCCGCAAAACGGTGCCCCTTTGCGTCTCACGGTACCGTGGAAATATGGCTTCAAAGGGATTAAGTCGATTGTCAGCATCCGCTTAACTCACGATGAGCCGCCGACAACCTGGAATGCCAGCGCACCGGACGAATATGGTTTCTATGCCAACGTGAATCCACATGTCGATCATCCTCGTTGGTCGCAGGCCAGCGAACGTTTTATTGGCTCCGGCGGCATTTTGGACGTCAAACGTCAACCAACGCTGCTTTTTAATGGTTATGCCGAACAGGTCGCACCGCTCTATCAAGGCATGGATCTGAGGAAGTTTTTCTAA
- a CDS encoding MDR family oxidoreductase: MKALVLEQIDGKTVANIQTLKTDDLPAGDVLVDVQWSSLNYKDALAITGKGKIIRNFPMVPGIDFAGTVHHSEDPRFHIGQSVILTGWGVGENHWGGLSEQARVSSEWLVALPQGLDARKAMIIGTAGFTAMLCVMALEDGGVTPESGEILVTGASGGVGSTAIALLTRLGYHVVAVSGRDSNEEYLKSLGAERVLPRSDFTADSRPLEKQIWAGAIDTVGDKVLAKVLAQMDYNSTVAACGLAGGYQLPTTVMPFILRNVRLQGVDSVMTPHERRTQAWERLADLLPESFYEHASTEVALEKAAEAAAALIDNKVTGRTLVKVR, encoded by the coding sequence ATGAAAGCTTTAGTGCTTGAACAAATTGATGGCAAAACCGTTGCCAATATTCAGACTCTGAAAACTGACGATCTCCCCGCAGGAGATGTTCTCGTTGATGTCCAGTGGTCCAGCCTTAACTATAAAGACGCCTTGGCGATCACCGGTAAAGGCAAAATTATCCGTAATTTCCCAATGGTTCCCGGCATTGATTTTGCCGGTACCGTCCATCACAGCGAAGATCCGCGTTTCCATATTGGTCAATCCGTGATCCTCACCGGCTGGGGCGTGGGAGAAAATCATTGGGGCGGTTTATCTGAGCAAGCTCGTGTTAGCAGTGAGTGGCTCGTTGCATTACCTCAGGGGCTGGATGCGCGTAAGGCCATGATTATTGGCACAGCGGGCTTTACCGCCATGCTGTGCGTTATGGCTCTCGAAGATGGCGGCGTGACGCCAGAAAGCGGTGAAATTCTGGTTACAGGTGCCAGCGGCGGCGTGGGCAGTACCGCTATTGCGTTACTGACTCGCTTGGGCTACCACGTTGTTGCCGTGAGTGGCCGTGATAGCAATGAAGAATATCTAAAATCACTAGGCGCAGAGCGAGTTCTGCCACGCAGTGATTTCACCGCCGACAGCCGTCCATTAGAAAAGCAAATTTGGGCCGGTGCCATTGATACCGTTGGCGATAAAGTGCTGGCGAAAGTCTTGGCTCAGATGGACTACAACAGCACGGTTGCCGCCTGTGGGTTAGCCGGTGGCTATCAGTTACCCACCACAGTGATGCCATTTATTTTACGCAATGTGCGCTTGCAAGGCGTTGATTCCGTGATGACTCCGCATGAACGTCGCACCCAAGCATGGGAGCGTCTGGCTGATTTACTGCCGGAAAGCTTCTATGAACATGCATCAACAGAAGTTGCGCTGGAAAAAGCCGCAGAAGCAGCCGCGGCCTTAATCGATAACAAAGTCACGGGCCGCACCTTAGTGAAAGTTCGCTAA